From Methanocella paludicola SANAE, a single genomic window includes:
- the lipA gene encoding lipoyl synthase, protein MQEFSPQKPGWLKVRPPKTEKYHIVKKTLADLGLNTVCTSAKCPNTFECWDRGSLTFMILGNVCTRACRFCAVAHARRGQELDPEEPALVAEAAHRLGLSYVVITSVDRDDLDDYGAEHYVACIQEIKKRNPGARVEAIIPDFSGNVYYLRKVIDAGPDVIAHNVETVERTSPTVRDRRAGYYRSIDVLRNVKRYEPGVKTKSSIMLGLGEEEDEVKETIRRMHEARVDVLTMGQYLCPGETCLPVQRYVPPEEFERLKDFAESLGFGAVAAGPFVRSSYRAADYFRER, encoded by the coding sequence ATGCAGGAGTTCTCACCACAAAAGCCCGGCTGGCTAAAGGTCAGGCCGCCTAAGACCGAGAAATATCATATCGTCAAAAAAACACTGGCCGACCTGGGACTCAATACTGTGTGCACGAGCGCAAAGTGTCCCAACACTTTTGAATGTTGGGACCGCGGCTCGCTCACCTTCATGATATTAGGCAATGTGTGCACTCGCGCCTGCCGTTTCTGCGCCGTCGCCCACGCAAGGCGGGGGCAGGAGTTAGACCCGGAGGAGCCTGCATTAGTGGCCGAGGCGGCGCACAGGCTTGGATTATCATACGTGGTCATTACGTCCGTGGACAGGGATGACCTGGACGATTACGGGGCGGAACATTACGTTGCCTGCATACAGGAAATAAAAAAGCGCAACCCGGGCGCCAGGGTCGAGGCAATAATCCCCGATTTTTCCGGCAATGTGTACTACTTGAGAAAGGTCATCGACGCCGGGCCGGACGTCATCGCCCACAACGTGGAGACCGTGGAAAGGACGTCGCCGACCGTAAGGGACCGGCGGGCAGGGTATTATCGCTCCATCGACGTTCTCAGGAATGTCAAGCGCTATGAGCCGGGGGTGAAGACGAAATCATCCATCATGCTCGGGCTGGGCGAAGAGGAGGATGAGGTAAAAGAGACTATAAGGAGGATGCACGAGGCTCGCGTGGACGTGCTCACCATGGGCCAGTATCTGTGCCCGGGAGAGACATGCCTGCCCGTCCAGCGCTATGTGCCGCCGGAGGAGTTCGAGCGGCTCAAGGACTTCGCGGAATCTCTGGGCTTCGGGGCCGTCGCGGCGGGGCCGTTCGTCAGGAGCTCCTATCGCGCTGCCGACTATTTTAGGGAACGATGA
- a CDS encoding homoserine dehydrogenase has product MSLKVAIIGFGSVGKGVIKVLSERKDDKFQVVAITDSKGAVLDDKGLDLADVLKKKNNGDLKRVNKSSMDVVKECDYDILVEVTPTDAKTGQPGLSYIIEALKRGKHVVTSNKGPVALKYKELKELAKKNNVQFLFEATVGGSMPVFNLMRGPLAGNEINSIEGIFNGTCNYILTRMASEGLPYDMVLSEAKELGIAEADPTYDVEGIDTALKMVILANSVFGMDVGLDDVDRVGISSVCLEALKLAGEADMVIKLIGEVHPNGEERVLKVSPRLVPKTHPLAVQGTLNAALIRTKLAGDIFVIGKGAGSVETASAILSDMLYIASLQ; this is encoded by the coding sequence ATGTCCCTTAAAGTCGCCATAATTGGCTTTGGCAGTGTCGGTAAGGGCGTCATCAAGGTCCTTTCTGAGCGTAAGGACGATAAGTTCCAGGTCGTCGCTATCACCGATTCTAAAGGCGCGGTCCTGGACGATAAGGGTCTGGACCTGGCGGACGTGCTGAAAAAGAAAAATAACGGTGACCTTAAAAGGGTAAACAAGTCCAGCATGGATGTCGTTAAGGAATGTGATTACGATATCCTCGTCGAAGTCACCCCTACAGATGCAAAGACAGGGCAGCCAGGCCTCTCATATATCATCGAGGCGCTAAAGCGGGGCAAGCACGTCGTCACCTCGAACAAGGGCCCGGTAGCGCTTAAGTATAAAGAATTAAAGGAACTCGCGAAAAAGAATAACGTGCAATTCCTCTTCGAGGCCACCGTTGGCGGATCCATGCCAGTCTTTAACCTAATGCGGGGCCCTCTTGCGGGCAACGAGATCAACAGCATCGAGGGCATCTTCAATGGCACCTGCAATTACATTCTTACTCGAATGGCCAGCGAGGGGTTGCCCTACGATATGGTCCTTTCCGAGGCAAAAGAGCTTGGCATCGCCGAGGCCGACCCCACGTACGATGTGGAAGGCATCGACACGGCCCTGAAGATGGTAATTCTCGCTAACTCGGTCTTCGGCATGGACGTAGGGCTCGACGATGTGGACCGCGTCGGGATCTCCAGCGTATGCCTGGAAGCGCTCAAGCTGGCCGGCGAGGCCGACATGGTCATAAAGCTTATAGGCGAAGTTCACCCGAACGGCGAGGAAAGGGTCCTTAAGGTGAGCCCGAGGCTGGTGCCGAAGACGCACCCGCTGGCCGTGCAGGGCACGCTCAACGCCGCCCTCATCCGGACTAAGCTTGCGGGCGATATCTTCGTCATCGGCAAGGGTGCCGGCTCCGTCGAGACCGCCAGTGCCATCCTGAGCGACATGCTCTATATAGCGTCTTTGCAGTAA
- a CDS encoding amino acid-binding protein, protein MRITMDLELKDIPGQLVKALEPISDAGGNIVSVVHHHEQRTNRGTIPLQVVFEMDDGLGALKEKLESRGIKVVRFNEMRLLERKTVVLVGHIIHSDIRDTIEHIDSTGYAEVVDLSMSMPGISLKSSARIGISATGKAEMKKALKLLRDIAMEKDLLVIEPIGEEA, encoded by the coding sequence ATGAGAATAACGATGGACCTTGAGCTAAAGGATATTCCCGGCCAGCTTGTGAAGGCGCTCGAGCCCATTTCGGACGCGGGCGGCAATATTGTCAGCGTGGTGCACCACCACGAGCAGCGCACTAACCGGGGCACTATTCCCCTCCAGGTGGTCTTCGAGATGGACGACGGCCTGGGCGCGCTGAAAGAGAAGCTGGAATCGAGGGGCATCAAGGTCGTCCGGTTCAACGAGATGCGGCTGCTTGAGAGGAAGACGGTCGTGCTCGTGGGCCACATCATTCACTCGGATATTCGCGACACCATCGAGCATATCGACTCGACGGGCTATGCCGAGGTCGTGGACCTGTCCATGAGCATGCCCGGCATCTCGTTAAAATCATCGGCCCGCATCGGCATCAGCGCCACGGGCAAGGCGGAGATGAAGAAGGCGCTCAAGCTCCTCCGGGACATCGCAATGGAGAAGGACCTGCTCGTGATCGAGCCGATAGGGGAGGAAGCGTAA